GCCCAGGCGATGCAGCCATAGCCGCGCGCCTTGACGCTCGAGCACATGTTGTCTGCACCGGTGCGGGCAAAGCCACCGGCCGAAACGCGGTAGTAGTGCTTGCCGCGCACGTTGGCTTCGGTGATCACCATGTCGTAGTTCGACAGTTCGGCATAACGCTTGGCGTAGATGCCCCAGGCGCGCCGTGCGCCCTGTTCGCTAAGGAACGAGCCGAGCTGCACCAGGTGGGTGCCGTTGCCCAGGTTCGCCGGACGATTGGCGACCATCGCCTGCTTGGCATCGGGTGAAACCGCGCCGAAGCGGGTCGGGGTCTGCTGGACCACCGGGTCGGACACGAACTTGATCGCCGACTGCATCATCTGCGGTGCGCTGGCACCTTCCGGAGCGGGTGCCTGGAATGCAGCGTCGAAAGTCTGCGGCGCAGCCGGGGCGGCGTCGGCAACCGCTACCGCCGGGCGGGCAGTCGAGGCATTCGGGTCGAGCGGTGCCAGTTCGCCGCTTGCATCGGCAACCTGCGGGGCAGGGCTCGCTTCGGCGTCGGGTGCGGCATAGGCGGCAGCCTGCGCGGCAAGCTGTTCTGCGGTCGGGTTGTTGGCCAGCGCGAGCTGGACCGGCTGGCCCGGATCGCTGCTGTCCACCGTGGTATTAAGCAATGACGCGACGCGCGTCCCGGTGTCTTCCGGGCGGGCCATTGCGGCCCACTTGCTCATGCGATCGCCGAGTTGGTCGCCGGGAACATCCTGCGCGGCCATGATCCGGGCAGCGGCCCAGTTGCCTGCCAGCGCATAGGCATATGCGAGGTTCTGGCGGGTCTTGGGCGTGTTGTCGCCCGAGCGGATCGCGCCTGCCAGGATCTTGACGCCCTGGCCGGTGTTGCCCGCGAGCGCATAGGCGAGGCCCAGATCGGCAGCAGGAATGTCCTTCTTCCAGTCATCGAGCACCGCGAGGGCCTTCTGCTGGTGGCCCGCAGCGGTCGCTGCGAGCGAATAGCTCAGCGCGGTCCGGGCGGAATTGTCGCCCAGCTTCATCGCATCGTCGAACGAAGTCTCGGCCGAGTCGAACCGGCCTGCATCCATATATGCGGCACCGAGCATCGCGCGATACTGCGCGTTGCGCGGATCGGCCAGCACGGCGGCCTCTGCGTGATCGACTGCCTTCGCAGCATTGCCCTTTTGCAGCGCCACTTCGGCCCGGTTGGCCGAGAGGTCGGCGCGCGGAGCCGCTTGCGTCGCGCAGCCGCCGAGTGCGATCGTGGCAAGCGCGGTGCCGGCTACGAGAGCCAGCATGCGGGTGTTGCGAGTGGTGCGGTTCATGGTCGGTTCCCCCTTGGGCAAGACGCTGTCAGCGCCGCTTGACCTGTGCGGCGAGAGTTTCGAGTTCGGGCATCTCGGCGATCAGCGCATCGAGCGCTTCGGTGACGAGTTGCTGGGCGCTGCAATCGCGGATCGTGGTCGCGAGGCGCAGCTTGATGTGGCGTTCCTGGTCGAGCCGCAGCGTAAACGCCGCGCGTTTCGACTGCTTCAACGATGCTCCCCTGGCCGGGCGTTTCGATGCGACTGGCCTGTTCGCCGGCTTGGCGACCGGTGCATCGACATCGTTGCCGGCGACCCGCCGGGCAATTTCATCCTGCTGGAACAGGATCGCCGGGCGGCGCTTCTCGGCGAGCGTTTCGGCCGTCTCACGGTCGTTGGCTTCGCTCTCGGCGTCCGCTTCCGGATTGTGCGGGGAGGGTGTCAGGTGGATCGGCTCGACGGGCGATGCATGTGATTCGTCGCCCATGTCGTTCCACCCGAGGTCCTCGAGCTTGTCGCTGTTGGCGGCAAGGTTCTGGCTGCCACCGGGCATCGCTGCCATCAGCGCATGCTGAGGGCGCATGGCCGGCTTTGCGCCACCCTTGCGGGCCAGCAAAGTCGGGCTGAGAGAGGCGAAATTCGCATCGGCCATCGACCTGGTGCCTCCCGTTCGAGTTTACTGGGCCACCCGGCGGCCGAAGCCACCCTGCGGGCGATGGATGCCGGGAGCCGGCACAGCAGTCGCAGCGCCGGGCGCGGCGAACACGGTGCGCCGGAAATTCTTCTCAAGGCGATCCGAGATGTAGTTCCAAAGTGCCGAAATTTCGGCGGCGGAACGGCCCTCGGGGTCGACTTCCATCACGGTGCGGCCATCGATCATCGAGGCCGCGAAATCGGTCCGGTGGTGAAGTGTGACCGGAGCGACAGTGCCGTGTTGGCTCAAGGCAACTGCGGCTTCGGAAGTGATCTTGGCCTTCGGCGTAGCAGCGTTGACCACGAAAATCAGCGGTTTGCCGGCGCGTTCGCACAGGTCGACCGTAGCACCCACGGCGCGCAGGTCGTGCGGGCTGGGGCGAGTCGGAACGACGATCAGTTCGGCGACCGAGATCACCGACTGGATCGCCATGGTGATCGCCGGCGGCGTATCGATAACCGCGAGCTTGAAGCCCTGCTGGCGCAGGATCTGCAAGTCGTTCGCGAGCCGCGCGACCGTGGTCTGCGCAAAGGCCGGATATTCGGCTTCACGTTCGTTCCACCAGTCGGCGAGCGAGCCTTGCGGGTCGATGTCGATAAGCACGACCGGGCCAGCGCCAGCGCGCTGTGCCTGGACAGCCATGTGTCCGGAGAGAGTGGTCTTTCCAGAGCCACCTTTTTGCGATGCCAATGCCAGAACGCGCAAGGCCGGTCCCCCTGATTCCCGTTTTCAAAGGGCGCACAACACGCCCCGTCGGGCAAAGGGATCGCACTACACCCCTAATATTGGGTTAACGCTGGGGATATTGGGCGAGTGGCCGCCGCTGCCAAAAAAGCCTGTCGCCAGAAACTCTTTGCTAACGCGCCGTTCACTATGACAGTGTTCGAACAGCGTCCGATTGCAGCGGAAGAGGGGAGCGCACCGACCATGAAGCCCTGGGGGCCACTGACGATTGCAGCGGCGTGCGGCTTGTTCGTGGCAACGCCGGCACTGGCCGACGTCAAGGCCGGGGTCGATGCGTGGACCGCGGGCGACTTCGCCAAGGCGGTGGCCGAGTGGCAGGGTCCGGCGGCGAAGGGCGATCCCGATGCGCTGTTCAACATGGCTCAGGCCTATCGCCTCGGTCGCGGGGTCCCCGTCGATATGGCCAAGGCCGAGGAATATTATGCCCGCGCCGCCGCGAAAGGGCACTTGAAGGCCGCCGACAACTATGGATTGCTGCTGTTCCAGGACGGGCGTCGCAAGGAAGCGATGCCTTATATCGAAGCGGCAGCCGGACGCGGCGATCCGCGTGCGCAGTACCTGTTGGGGATCGCCCGGTTCAACGGCGACCTGCTGCCCAAGGATTGGGTCAAGGCCTACGCGCTCCTGACCCTCGCCAACGCTGCGGGGCTCCCCCAGGCCAAGCCCGCGATCCAGCAGATGGACGACTATATCCCGCTTGCCCAGCGCCAGCAGGCGCAGTCGCTCGCCGCACAGATGCGGTCCGATGCCGACACCACACGGGCCAGCCAGATGGCTGCAGCCGACCTCGACGCGGACAGTCCGCAGGTCACCCAGGTTGCTTCAGCGAAGCCTGCCAGTGTCCTTCCACGTGCGCGGATGCCGCAACCGGTGCAGAGCGTTGCCGTGCCGCCGAGTGGACCGGCGATTGCCGACGCGCGGGCTGCGGTCGCCGAAGCGATGCGCGCGACCGGGACCGAGAGCCCGGCGCAGGCCGGGGCGGACTTCGCAACCCGCCCGGTGAACAGGCCCGTAGTCCAAGCCGCTCCGGCTCCGGTGCCGGAACGGCCAGCACGCGCAGCTCCATCGGCACCCCCGACTGCTTCTGCAGGCTGGCCGTGGAAGGTCCAGCTCGGTGCGTTCTCGGTGGCGGGCAATGCGGACAAGCTATGGTCGCAGCTGTCGGGCAAGTCGGTCCTCGCCGGCAAAACCAAGCTCACAGTTCCCGCTGGGCGGTTGACGAAGCTTCTGGCCGGGGGCTGGACGAGCCGCGATGCAGCGCAATCGGCCTGCGATGCGCTCAAGGCTGGCGGCCAGCCCTGTCTCGTTACGCGATAAAGGCTTACCCGCAACGCTTGCCGTGATATTGCTTCCCTCCGGGAGAGAGGGGGAGAGGCATGGCAAGCAGCCATACTCCGCAAAGTGAAGCGCCCGCCGAGGTGCAAACGGGAGGGATCGTGGTTCCGCCGCCTGAGCCGGTGCGGGATCGTCTCGCCAGTCTCGACTTCATCCGCGGGATTGCGGTGATGGGGATCCTGCTCGCCAATATCGTCGGCTTCGGGCAACCGTTCATGGCCTATGCCTGGCCGGACGGGTTTGCCACTGCCCACGGTCCGATCGACGGGTGGCTGTGGATTGCCCAGTTCGTGCTGGTCGACGGCAAGTTTCGCGGGCTGTTCAGTGTGCTGTTCGGGGCCGGGATGGTGCTGTTCATGGACCGGGCGTGGACGCGCGGAGATACCCGCTGGTTGCAGGTCAAGCGCCTGTTATGGCTGCTGGTGTTCGGCCTTTTGCACTATTTCCTGTTGTGGCGCGGCGACATCCTGACGCTTTATGCGGTGTGCGGCATGGTCGCGCTCGCGTGCCTGCGGTGGAAGCCCGAAACGCAGCTGGCGGTGGGCCTGACCGGATTCGTATTCGGCGGTATTCTCAATGCCGCTGGATTGTGGCTGTTCTGGGCATCCGAAGGCGGGCAGGGGGGCGGCGCATACTATCCGGCGGCGATGACAGGACAAGTCGCCCAAACGCTTGCCGAGATGAAGGCAGATGCCGCAATCGAGCTCGCGAACGCACGGCACGGTTCGTATGCCGACCTCGTGGTGCATTCGGTGATGCACCACGGCCTCGAATGGCTCCAGGCGATCGCGATGGTCTGGACCGAGACGATCCCGCTGATGCTGATCGGGATGGCGCTTTACAGGTTCGGCATATTCGATGGTGGTGTGGATCGGCGCGACCAGTTGCACTTCGGCTGGCTCGGGATCGCAGTCGGTTCGGCGCTGACCGTGCTGCTGGCGCTATGGATCAGGGCCACCGGCTTCACCTTCGCCGGGACGATGTTCGCATTCATGGGGGCGGGTGGATTGGCGCGGCTGCCGGTCGTGCTGGGAATGGTGGCGCTGTTGGCCGCGTGGGCCCCTGTGGCAAGCGGTTGGTTGGGGCAGCGGGTAGTCGCAACCGGGCGGATGGCGTTTTCCAACTACATCGGCACGTCGCTGGTCATGCTGTTCGTATTCCAGCCACCGGGGCTGCGGCTGTTCGGCCAGTTGACCCGCCCGGAGCTATATCTCGTCGCGCTGGCGGGGTGCTGCGTGATGCTCGCCTGGTCGAAGCCGTGGCTTGCGCGCTTCGGCTACGGCCCGCTCGAGTGGCTCTGGCGTTGCCTGACCTATCGGCGGCTGTTCGCAATCCGGCGGAAGCCCGCTCAGTCCTTGGCGTAAGGGTTCTTCGGAGTCTTGAGCACCACCCGCACCGGAACCGCGTCGAACCCCAATGATTTCCGGATCCCGTTGACGAGATAGCGTTCGTAACTCTTGGGCAGCATGTCGAGCCGGGTGCCGAATACCACGAACCGCGGTGGGCGGGTGCCCGCCTGGGTGATGTAGCGCAGCTTGATCCGCTTGCCCTTCGGCGCGGGCGGGGGATTGGCTTCCAGCGCATCGTCGAACCAGCGGTTGAGCGCCGATGTCGGTACGCGTTTGGACCATGCCTCGCGGATCTCGAATGCGGCGTGGAGCATCGTGTCGAGCCCCTTGCCGGTCTTCGCGCTGACAGCGAACAGCGGCAGCCCGCGAACCTGTGCCAGCCCTTCGTCTAAAGCAGCTCGGATGCCGTTGAACAGGCGACTGGCGTCTTCGGCGATGTCCCATTTGTTGATCGCGATCATCAGCGCGCGGCCTTCTTCGAGAACCTGGCTGGCAATCTTGAGGTCCTGGTGCTCGAGCCCGCGAGTGGCATCGAGCAGCAGCACGACCACTTCGGCGAAGTCGATCGCCCGGCGGGCATCGGCAACCGAGAGCTTCTCGAGCTTGTCGACTACCTGCGCGCGCTTGCGCATCCCGGCGGTGTCGATCAGGCGGATATCGCGCGTCTCGCCGTCGATCGGATCGGTCCATTGCCAGTCGATCGCGATCGAATCGCGAGTGATCCCCGCTTCCGGCCCGGTCAGCAGGCGGTCTTCGCCGAGCAGGCGGTTGATCAGGGTGGACTTGCCCGCGTTGGGCCGCCCGACGATCGCCAGCTTGAGCGGACCGGTCACGAAATCGTCCGGTTCGGCGGGTTCCCCCGCGCGATTTGCCGCAGCGCGCTCGGCCTCGCCGTCGCCGATCAGCGGCCACAGCGCCCCGAACAGGTCGGCGACGCCTTCGCCGTGTTCGGCAGACAACGCAATCGGCTCGCCGAAGCCGAGCGAGTATGCTTCGAGCACGCCTGCCTCGCCGGTCCTGCCCTCGGCCTTGTTGGCGACCGCGATCACCGGTACCTGCTGGCTGTGCAGCCAACGGGCGATCTCGTTGTCGAGCGGGGTCAGACCGGCACGCGCATCGATCACGAACAACGCCGCGTCTGCGCCTTCCAGGCTGACTTCGGTCTGCTGGCGCATCCGGCCCGGCAGGCTCTCGGCATCTTCGTCTTCCCACCCGGCGGTATCGACGATCGTGAATTCGAGCCCGGCGATCACCGCATCGCCCATCCGCCGGTCGCGCGTGACGCCGGGCTGGTCGTCGACCAGCGCCAGCTTCTTGCCGACGAGCCGGTTGAACAGCGTGGACTTGCCCACGTTGGGGCGCCCGATGATGATGACCTGCGGTTTCATGGCTGTTCGCGCAGGTGGAGCCTCGGCGCGCGATTGGCAAGCGTAGTGGTGATACCGGCAACTCCTAATTGCGCGTTAACCATAGCG
Above is a window of Tsuneonella mangrovi DNA encoding:
- a CDS encoding DUF418 domain-containing protein — its product is MASSHTPQSEAPAEVQTGGIVVPPPEPVRDRLASLDFIRGIAVMGILLANIVGFGQPFMAYAWPDGFATAHGPIDGWLWIAQFVLVDGKFRGLFSVLFGAGMVLFMDRAWTRGDTRWLQVKRLLWLLVFGLLHYFLLWRGDILTLYAVCGMVALACLRWKPETQLAVGLTGFVFGGILNAAGLWLFWASEGGQGGGAYYPAAMTGQVAQTLAEMKADAAIELANARHGSYADLVVHSVMHHGLEWLQAIAMVWTETIPLMLIGMALYRFGIFDGGVDRRDQLHFGWLGIAVGSALTVLLALWIRATGFTFAGTMFAFMGAGGLARLPVVLGMVALLAAWAPVASGWLGQRVVATGRMAFSNYIGTSLVMLFVFQPPGLRLFGQLTRPELYLVALAGCCVMLAWSKPWLARFGYGPLEWLWRCLTYRRLFAIRRKPAQSLA
- the der gene encoding ribosome biogenesis GTPase Der, which gives rise to MKPQVIIIGRPNVGKSTLFNRLVGKKLALVDDQPGVTRDRRMGDAVIAGLEFTIVDTAGWEDEDAESLPGRMRQQTEVSLEGADAALFVIDARAGLTPLDNEIARWLHSQQVPVIAVANKAEGRTGEAGVLEAYSLGFGEPIALSAEHGEGVADLFGALWPLIGDGEAERAAANRAGEPAEPDDFVTGPLKLAIVGRPNAGKSTLINRLLGEDRLLTGPEAGITRDSIAIDWQWTDPIDGETRDIRLIDTAGMRKRAQVVDKLEKLSVADARRAIDFAEVVVLLLDATRGLEHQDLKIASQVLEEGRALMIAINKWDIAEDASRLFNGIRAALDEGLAQVRGLPLFAVSAKTGKGLDTMLHAAFEIREAWSKRVPTSALNRWFDDALEANPPPAPKGKRIKLRYITQAGTRPPRFVVFGTRLDMLPKSYERYLVNGIRKSLGFDAVPVRVVLKTPKNPYAKD
- a CDS encoding ParA family protein, with the translated sequence MRVLALASQKGGSGKTTLSGHMAVQAQRAGAGPVVLIDIDPQGSLADWWNEREAEYPAFAQTTVARLANDLQILRQQGFKLAVIDTPPAITMAIQSVISVAELIVVPTRPSPHDLRAVGATVDLCERAGKPLIFVVNAATPKAKITSEAAVALSQHGTVAPVTLHHRTDFAASMIDGRTVMEVDPEGRSAAEISALWNYISDRLEKNFRRTVFAAPGAATAVPAPGIHRPQGGFGRRVAQ
- a CDS encoding SPOR domain-containing protein codes for the protein MNRTTRNTRMLALVAGTALATIALGGCATQAAPRADLSANRAEVALQKGNAAKAVDHAEAAVLADPRNAQYRAMLGAAYMDAGRFDSAETSFDDAMKLGDNSARTALSYSLAATAAGHQQKALAVLDDWKKDIPAADLGLAYALAGNTGQGVKILAGAIRSGDNTPKTRQNLAYAYALAGNWAAARIMAAQDVPGDQLGDRMSKWAAMARPEDTGTRVASLLNTTVDSSDPGQPVQLALANNPTAEQLAAQAAAYAAPDAEASPAPQVADASGELAPLDPNASTARPAVAVADAAPAAPQTFDAAFQAPAPEGASAPQMMQSAIKFVSDPVVQQTPTRFGAVSPDAKQAMVANRPANLGNGTHLVQLGSFLSEQGARRAWGIYAKRYAELSNYDMVITEANVRGKHYYRVSAGGFARTGADNMCSSVKARGYGCIAWAEGHPLPGAVDSGIMMASR
- a CDS encoding SPOR domain-containing protein, which encodes MKPWGPLTIAAACGLFVATPALADVKAGVDAWTAGDFAKAVAEWQGPAAKGDPDALFNMAQAYRLGRGVPVDMAKAEEYYARAAAKGHLKAADNYGLLLFQDGRRKEAMPYIEAAAGRGDPRAQYLLGIARFNGDLLPKDWVKAYALLTLANAAGLPQAKPAIQQMDDYIPLAQRQQAQSLAAQMRSDADTTRASQMAAADLDADSPQVTQVASAKPASVLPRARMPQPVQSVAVPPSGPAIADARAAVAEAMRATGTESPAQAGADFATRPVNRPVVQAAPAPVPERPARAAPSAPPTASAGWPWKVQLGAFSVAGNADKLWSQLSGKSVLAGKTKLTVPAGRLTKLLAGGWTSRDAAQSACDALKAGGQPCLVTR